Below is a genomic region from Pseudomonas sp. JQ170C.
CCGGGGGTGTCGATCATCACCGCTGAAGACATCAAGAAGCGCCCGCCGGTCAACGACCTGTCCGACATCATTCGCCGCGAACCGGGGGTCAACCTCACCGGCAACAGCAGCAGCGGCGCCCGCGGCAACAACCGCCAGATCGACCTGCGCGGCATGGGCCCGGAAAACACCTTGGTGCTGATCGATGGCAAGCCCTCCACCTCGCGCAATGCCGTGCGCTATGGCTGGAGTGGCGACCGCGACACCCGCGGCGAAACCAACTGGGTACCGGCTGAAGAAGTCGAGCGCATCGAGATCCTGCGCGGCCCGGCAGCCGCGCGCTACGGCTCCGGCGCCATGGGCGGTGTGGTGAACATCATCACCAAGCGCCCGACCCAGGATTATCGTGGTTCGATGACCGTCTACAGCGTGTTTCCCGAAGATGACGCCGAAGGCATGGGCAAGCGCGCCAACTTCAGCCTCAGCGGACCGATCAGCGACGACGTGATCTTTCGCGTGTACGGCAGCCTGAACAAGACCGACGCCGACGACATGAAGATCAACAGCGACCACCAGGCCTTTGAGGAGTCCTTGATGGCCGGCCGCGAAGGCGTGCGCAACAAGGACGTCAATGGCCTGGTGAGCTGGAAGATCGACCCGTCCAACACCGTCGACCTGGAATCCAGCTACAGCCGCCAGGGCAATATTTTTGCCGGCGACACCATGCTCAACGCCGGTGGCGAGTTCGTCGAAAGCCAGGTGGGCAAGGAAACCAACGTGATGCAACGCTCAAGCTTCGCCGGCACCCACCGCGGCGACTATGACTGGGGCACCAGCACGGCATCGCTGTCCTACGACCTGACCCGTAACGAGCGCCTCAACGAAGGCCTGGCCGGCTGGGGCGAAGGTGCGCCGTCCGACGGTGCCGGTCGCTTTGAATCGCGCCTGCGCAACACCCGCGCCACCGGCGAGATCAACCTGCCGCTGAGCGCAGGGCTCGAGCAAGTGCTGACCCTGGGTGGCGAATACCTCTACGAGTCGCTCAACGATCCAGGCTCCCTGCGCCCGCAAAGCTATGACCCAGGCAGCGAACTGTCGGGCTTTGACCGCGCCCAGACCAAGAGCACCGCGCACAGCTACGCCCTGTACACCGAAGACAACATCGAGGTCGGCAGCAACACCATCGTCACCCCGGGGCTGCGCTACGATCACCATGAAGACTTCGGCGGTAACTGGAGCCCGAGCCTGAACGCCTCGCACCAGATCACCGAGGCACTGAGCATCAAGGGCGGTATCGCGCGCGCCTACAAGACGCCGAACATGTACCAGTCCAACCCCAACTACCTGCTCTATAGCCGCGGCGGTGGCTGCAACTCCAGCGAGCTGAACAACGGCGGCTGCTACTTGCTGGGCAACGCCAACCTGGACCCGGAAACCAGCGTCAACAAAGAGCTGGGCCTGGCCTACGACAAGGGCACGTGGCGCACCAGCGCGACCTACTTTCGCAACGACTACAAGAACAAGATCGAGGCCGGCAACCAGACATTGTTCCGCCTGCCCAACGGCCGCCGCATCCTGCGCTGGGAAAACACCGACAAGGCGGTGGTAGAAGGTGTGGAAGGCAACGTGTTCATTGCCCTGAGCCCAAGCCTGGACTGGAACACCAACTTCACCTACATGATCGAGTCCGAAGACAAGAAGACCGGTGAACCCCTGAGCATCATTCCCGAATACACCGTCAACACCACGCTGGACTGGAACGCCACCGAGAAGCTTTCGTTCCAGATCAACGGCACCTATTACGGCAAGCAGGAGCCACCGAGCTACAACGCCCGCGCCAACGAGGCCCTGGACAAGAATGTGCAGAAAGAGGTCGAGCCCTATGGCCTGGTGGGTATCAGCAGCGGCTATGAATTCAACAAGCACTTGAGCGTGCGCGTCGGCGTGAACAACCTCTTCGACAAGCGCCTGTATCGCGAAGGCAATTCCGATGAGGCTGGCGCACTGACCTACAACGAACCCGGTCGCGCTTACTACGCCTCCTTTACTACCTCTTTCTAAGGTCCTACACCAGGCCGGCGATAAAACGTCGGCCTGCACCCCAAGATTTATCGTTTTAGCATCATTAGTTTGTAGGAATACTCTCAGTTTTAGCCCGTTTTAATCCACGCCAGCACACTTCCTATACTATCGCTCCTTAATTCGACATATCGTGGGCGCCCTTCCGGCTACGGCCAGATTTACCTTCCTGAACCACTCGGGAATTAGCCCCACAGACCCGATTATGGAGTTGCACAATGACCTCGGTGTTGATTGTTGAGGATCATGCGATAGTTCGCTATGCGTTGATTACCTTGCTTGAACGCGATCGCCATCAAATCGTCGGTGAAACCGCCGATGGCTCCAACGCCGTAGCGTTGGCGCGCAAGCATTGTCCAGAAGTAGTGATACTTGACCTTGGCCTGAAAAAAATGGACGGCCTGAGCGTGCTCAGGAGTCTGCGCACCCTCGCCCCGCCCCCCCGGGTGCTGGTGCTCACCGCTCAGCCCGCTGACCTGTTTGCCCGACGTTGCCTGGATGCCGGTGCATCGGCATTCGTCGCCAAGGACAACGACCTGACGGCCGTCACCTTCGCCATGGACGCGATCCTCAAGGGCTACTCGCTGTTCCCTGACCTGTCGAACTTTCGCAGCCCGCTCAAGAGCGAAGCGGAACGCCTGTCCAAACTATCCGACCAGGAGTTGAACGTACTGCGGCTATTGGCACGGGGAGAGTCGAACAACGAAATTGCCGACCGCATGCTCCTGAGCGCGAAGACCATCAGCACCTACAAGACCCGGATCATGGAGAAGCTCGAAGTCAGCTCGCTGGTAGCCTTGTTCGAGCTGTCCAGGCGCAACGCGCTCTGAACCGCCCATGCACCTGCTGACTGTACTGCTGCTCGGCAGTTTGCTTGCCTTTTTGCCGCCCCCTTCCCATGCCGCGGACACTGGCGAACCCCGCCAGTTGTTGGCACGCTCGGTCAGCAGTAGCGTCGCGCCGAACCTCTCGCCTGAAGACCGGCGCTGGCTGAGCGACAAGCAGCGGCTACGCCTGGGCACGTCATCGCCCGACTACCCCCCCTTCGATATCAATGTCAGTGACAACGAATACGAGGGGTTGACGGCCGACTTCGCCGGGCTGATCAGCGAGCTGTTGGGCATTCCCATCGAGGTTCGCCGTTTTGCCAATCGTGACCAGGCCGTCGCTGCCCTGCAGGCGGGGCAGATCGACCTGCTTGGTAGCGCCAACGGCTTCGAGGCGGCGCACGCGCACCTGGTGCTCAGTCGTCCCTACACCGACGACCAGCCGGTGATCGTGACCGCCGCCGGCAAGCGGCTGCCTGCCGATGCCTCCCTCGACGGCTTGCGCCTGGCCATGGTCGACCATTACCTGCCCACCCACACCGTCAATGACCTGTATCCCCAGGCCAGGCTGCAACTGTACAACTCGGTGCTGGCCGGCCTTTCAGCCGTTGCCCTGGGGCAGGCCGACGCGTTCCTCGGCGACGCGGTCAGCAGTGACTACCTGATTACCCGCAACTACCTGGGCCGCGTGCAGATCGATCACTTCATCAAGAACGTCCGTGGTGGGTTCGCCCTTGCCATGCTCCGTGAAGACACCACCCTGCTACGCCTGGTGAATCTCGCCCTGGGCGGTATCAGCGACAGCGAGCGCTTGAACATCCTGCGCCGCTGGACCGGTGGCAGTGCCAGAGTGCTGCTCGATCGCAGCACACTGGACCTCGACGCCGCCGAGCGTGCCTGGATCGAGCAGCATCCCGTGGTGCGGGTCGCCTTCAACAAGTATTTCGCGCCCTTGAGTTTCTATGACGACAACCAGCAATTTCGCGGCATCACAGCCGATGTGCTGGAGCAGGTCAGCCTGCGCACAGGGCTGAAGTTCGACATCCTGCACGTGGATTCGCTGGCCGACCTGGTCGCCCGGGTCGAGCAAGGCAGCGCCGATGTTGCCGCCGCCCTGGCGCCAAGCCCCGCGCGCGAAGCGACATTGCACTTCAGTCGGCCCTACCTGATCAGCCCGCGCGTGCTGGTCACCCGCAACAGCCCTGGTGCGGTACAGAGCGCCGAGCAACTCAAAGGCAAGCGCCTGGCCCTGCTGCGCGGCCACCCCCTGAAAGCCGAACTGCATGCGCAATTCGCCCCCATCACGCTGGTTGAAGTCGATGACCCGTTGACGCTGATGGAGCATGTGGTGGAGGGCAAAGTCGACGCCGCCCTGGCCTCGCAGAGCAACGCCGCCTACTTCATCAGCCGGATGTTCAAGGACCGCCTGCACATCGCCACGATCCTCAGTGACCAGCCGGGTACCACACACTTCGCCGTCGGCCGTGACGCCACGGTGCTGCACTCGATCCTCAACAAGGCCCTGCTCAGCATCGCGCCGGACGACATGGCCAAACTGACCGGCCGTTGGCAGACCAATGCACTGATCAGCGACAGCCCCTGGTACAACTACCGCAAGCTGGTGGCGATGATTGTGCTGGGCGCCGGCCTGGTGATCAGCGCTGTGATTCTCTGGAACCGCTACCTGCGCAACGTACTCAAGGCGCGCAGCGAGGCCGAACAGGCCTTGCAACAGGAGCTGGGCTTCAGTCAGCGATTGCTTGAGCAATTGCGCGTGGCCAAGGACCAGGCGGAACAGGCCAGCCGGGCGAAAAGCACCTTCCTGGCCACCATGAGCCATGAAATCCGTACCCCCATGAACGCGGTCATCGGCCTGCTGGAGCTGGCGATCAAAGAGGCCGAGCACGGCCAGGCCGACCGCGAATCGCTGCAAGTCGCCTTCACCTCGGCCAACGGTTTGCTGGAACTGATCGGCGACATCCTCGATATCGCACGCATTGAGGCCGGGCACATGACCCTCGCGCCCCAGGCAACGGACCTGAACACCCTGGTCAATGCCACCGTTCGAGTATTCGAGGGCATTGCCCGGCTCAAGCGCCTGCACCTTGGCACTGATCTGCAGACGACCGGGCAAGCGGTGCTGGTCGACCCCGTGCGCCTCAAGCAGGTCCTCTCCAATCTGCTCAGCAATGCACTCAAGTTCACGGAGCACGGCAGCGTCACGGTGGGCATGCAAGTCGATGACCGCCAGGCAGGACACCTGGCCGTTACCTTGTGGGTCAAGGACACCGGCATCGGAATCAGCGCCGACGACCAGCAACGCTTGTTCCACAGTTTTTCCCAGGTCGCCCCCCAAGGCACGCGGCAAGGCGCCGGCCTGGGGCTGGTCATCAGCCGCAACCTGTGCCAATTGATGGGTGGCGATCTGCAGCTGTACAGCAAAGAAGGCCAAGGCACGCGCATGCAGGTCACGCTCTTGCTGCCCGTGGCCGAGCCCATTCAGTGCCCGGAGCCTGAACCGGTCTCACTCCCCCTCCAGACACCCCGGCAGTCGATCCTGATTGTCGACGACTACCCCGCCAACCTCATGTTGCTGGAACGGCAATTGGGCGTGCTCGGCCATGAGGTCCACCTGGCGCAAGACGGCGAGCAAGCGCTGGCGTTGTGGCAAG
It encodes:
- a CDS encoding transporter substrate-binding domain-containing protein, which codes for MHLLTVLLLGSLLAFLPPPSHAADTGEPRQLLARSVSSSVAPNLSPEDRRWLSDKQRLRLGTSSPDYPPFDINVSDNEYEGLTADFAGLISELLGIPIEVRRFANRDQAVAALQAGQIDLLGSANGFEAAHAHLVLSRPYTDDQPVIVTAAGKRLPADASLDGLRLAMVDHYLPTHTVNDLYPQARLQLYNSVLAGLSAVALGQADAFLGDAVSSDYLITRNYLGRVQIDHFIKNVRGGFALAMLREDTTLLRLVNLALGGISDSERLNILRRWTGGSARVLLDRSTLDLDAAERAWIEQHPVVRVAFNKYFAPLSFYDDNQQFRGITADVLEQVSLRTGLKFDILHVDSLADLVARVEQGSADVAAALAPSPAREATLHFSRPYLISPRVLVTRNSPGAVQSAEQLKGKRLALLRGHPLKAELHAQFAPITLVEVDDPLTLMEHVVEGKVDAALASQSNAAYFISRMFKDRLHIATILSDQPGTTHFAVGRDATVLHSILNKALLSIAPDDMAKLTGRWQTNALISDSPWYNYRKLVAMIVLGAGLVISAVILWNRYLRNVLKARSEAEQALQQELGFSQRLLEQLRVAKDQAEQASRAKSTFLATMSHEIRTPMNAVIGLLELAIKEAEHGQADRESLQVAFTSANGLLELIGDILDIARIEAGHMTLAPQATDLNTLVNATVRVFEGIARLKRLHLGTDLQTTGQAVLVDPVRLKQVLSNLLSNALKFTEHGSVTVGMQVDDRQAGHLAVTLWVKDTGIGISADDQQRLFHSFSQVAPQGTRQGAGLGLVISRNLCQLMGGDLQLYSKEGQGTRMQVTLLLPVAEPIQCPEPEPVSLPLQTPRQSILIVDDYPANLMLLERQLGVLGHEVHLAQDGEQALALWQAQPFDVVITDCHMPVMDGHQLARRIRLLEQQQQRPACLILGLTANAQAEERQHCLDSGMNDCLFKPISLNELRHHLYSAIAPLPRAATPLDEHASGFDVDKSQVPDTGRPGIGRAFAAPTGPEQP
- a CDS encoding FepA family TonB-dependent siderophore receptor gives rise to the protein MASRFTFCPLSLAVLATLGTTSLTAAPLPLDHGEVQVQPTDLPVAGSRQAIELEDTRVLGTAEEELKQAPGVSIITAEDIKKRPPVNDLSDIIRREPGVNLTGNSSSGARGNNRQIDLRGMGPENTLVLIDGKPSTSRNAVRYGWSGDRDTRGETNWVPAEEVERIEILRGPAAARYGSGAMGGVVNIITKRPTQDYRGSMTVYSVFPEDDAEGMGKRANFSLSGPISDDVIFRVYGSLNKTDADDMKINSDHQAFEESLMAGREGVRNKDVNGLVSWKIDPSNTVDLESSYSRQGNIFAGDTMLNAGGEFVESQVGKETNVMQRSSFAGTHRGDYDWGTSTASLSYDLTRNERLNEGLAGWGEGAPSDGAGRFESRLRNTRATGEINLPLSAGLEQVLTLGGEYLYESLNDPGSLRPQSYDPGSELSGFDRAQTKSTAHSYALYTEDNIEVGSNTIVTPGLRYDHHEDFGGNWSPSLNASHQITEALSIKGGIARAYKTPNMYQSNPNYLLYSRGGGCNSSELNNGGCYLLGNANLDPETSVNKELGLAYDKGTWRTSATYFRNDYKNKIEAGNQTLFRLPNGRRILRWENTDKAVVEGVEGNVFIALSPSLDWNTNFTYMIESEDKKTGEPLSIIPEYTVNTTLDWNATEKLSFQINGTYYGKQEPPSYNARANEALDKNVQKEVEPYGLVGISSGYEFNKHLSVRVGVNNLFDKRLYREGNSDEAGALTYNEPGRAYYASFTTSF
- a CDS encoding response regulator transcription factor, producing MTSVLIVEDHAIVRYALITLLERDRHQIVGETADGSNAVALARKHCPEVVILDLGLKKMDGLSVLRSLRTLAPPPRVLVLTAQPADLFARRCLDAGASAFVAKDNDLTAVTFAMDAILKGYSLFPDLSNFRSPLKSEAERLSKLSDQELNVLRLLARGESNNEIADRMLLSAKTISTYKTRIMEKLEVSSLVALFELSRRNAL